The following coding sequences lie in one Flagellimonas eckloniae genomic window:
- a CDS encoding Lrp/AsnC family transcriptional regulator → MSKVKLDEIDHQILDMLIDNTRTPFTDIAKKLLISAGTVHVRVKKMEESGIIKGSSLTLDYVKLGYSFIAYVGIFLEKTHQTKFVLERLNQIPYVTVAHITTGKFNIFCKIRAKDTTHAKNIIFKIDDIDGISRTETMISLEESINDKKRLMHTIFNEL, encoded by the coding sequence ATGAGTAAAGTAAAATTAGACGAAATTGACCACCAGATATTAGACATGTTGATTGATAATACCCGTACACCATTTACGGATATTGCCAAAAAGCTATTAATTTCCGCAGGAACAGTCCATGTTAGAGTTAAGAAAATGGAAGAATCTGGAATAATAAAAGGTTCTTCACTTACTTTGGATTATGTGAAACTTGGTTATTCTTTTATCGCATACGTAGGGATTTTTCTTGAGAAAACACATCAAACAAAATTTGTTTTAGAGCGACTTAACCAGATTCCATATGTAACCGTTGCCCATATCACCACAGGGAAATTCAATATTTTCTGTAAAATCAGGGCTAAGGACACTACCCATGCAAAAAACATCATTTTTAAGATTGATGACATTGATGGCATAAGTAGAACGGAGACTATGATTTCATTGGAGGAGAGCATAAACGACAAAAAACGTTTAATGCATACTATCTTCAACGAACTTTAA
- the aroB gene encoding 3-dehydroquinate synthase, producing MEFIKSQSYEVHLEELAEAALRQHIAKSNYSKVFVLVDENTKKHCLPLFKKKLDIKADAIFEILSGEIHKTIETCSTVWSLLSDNGGDRKSLLINLGGGVLTDLGGFVASTFKRGIDFINIPTTLLSMVDASVGGKTGVDLGSLKNQIGVINQPQMVLVFPKFLNTLDSRQIVSGYAEMLKHGLIKDAEYWKSLKSENDFTDAKCIKKSIAIKNDVVTQDPTEQGIRKILNFGHTLGHAIESYCLENPDRETLLHGEAIAVGMILEGFLSHELKGLSKLSLQEIKDTFLTHFERVDFNAEDIKAIITLLKYDKKNSHGDVNFVLLQAIGKAVTDVKVPVDLFHKAFAYYKE from the coding sequence ATGGAATTTATTAAATCGCAATCTTACGAAGTGCATTTGGAGGAATTGGCGGAAGCCGCTCTTAGACAACATATTGCAAAAAGTAATTATTCCAAGGTATTTGTTTTGGTTGATGAGAATACAAAAAAGCATTGTTTGCCGCTATTCAAAAAAAAATTGGATATCAAAGCTGATGCAATTTTTGAAATCCTATCTGGTGAAATACATAAAACAATTGAAACATGTTCGACAGTATGGAGTCTGTTGTCTGATAACGGTGGGGATAGAAAAAGTTTGTTGATTAATCTTGGTGGCGGAGTACTTACTGATTTGGGTGGTTTTGTGGCATCGACATTTAAACGTGGAATAGATTTTATAAATATTCCCACTACCCTACTATCAATGGTTGATGCTTCGGTGGGGGGTAAAACGGGAGTTGACCTTGGTTCCTTGAAAAATCAAATCGGTGTGATCAACCAACCACAAATGGTATTGGTTTTCCCTAAGTTTTTGAATACCCTAGATTCCAGACAAATTGTAAGTGGGTATGCCGAGATGTTGAAACATGGCCTTATCAAAGATGCGGAATATTGGAAGTCTCTTAAAAGTGAAAACGATTTTACGGATGCTAAATGCATTAAAAAATCTATTGCCATAAAGAACGATGTAGTTACCCAAGATCCCACCGAGCAGGGTATACGTAAGATTTTGAATTTTGGACATACCCTTGGGCATGCCATTGAGTCTTACTGCCTGGAAAACCCAGATAGAGAAACTTTGTTGCATGGTGAGGCCATAGCCGTGGGTATGATTTTGGAGGGATTTCTATCCCACGAATTAAAGGGGTTGTCCAAACTATCTCTACAAGAGATAAAGGATACTTTTTTAACGCATTTTGAACGTGTTGATTTTAATGCTGAGGACATAAAAGCCATAATCACTCTTTTAAAATATGACAAGAAGAATTCGCACGGGGATGTGAATTTTGTATTGCTCCAAGCTATTGGAAAAGCTGTTACAGATGTTAAAGTTCCCGTGGATCTTTTTCATAAAGCGTTCGCTTACTACAAAGAATAA
- a CDS encoding alanine dehydrogenase, producing MNQPTSPFSKQQLLPQEETLEILKQKGELFIGIPKENQYQEKRICLTPDAVNAITAHGHRVLIESGAGNGANFSDVDYTNAGAEITRDTKKVFSCPLILKVEPPTLSEIDLLNPQTIVISALQIKTQSKEYFEAMAKKRLTAIAFEYIRDEDGKYPAVRSLSEIAGISSILIASELMATTNKGNGLMFGNISGVPPVEVVIIGAGTVGEFAARSALGLGANIKVFDNSITKLRNIQTNLNQTVYTSTIQPKNLLKSLKRCDVAIGATRGQDRSPVVVSSTMVENMKRGAVIIDVSIDMGGCFETSEITSHDKPTIEKFDVIHYGVPNIPSRYPRTSSISISNIFTPYLLKIGEDGGLEHSLRFDKGLRNGLYLYHGILTNKSVGDWFGLIYNDINFLIF from the coding sequence ATGAATCAACCAACATCTCCGTTTAGCAAACAGCAACTTTTACCCCAAGAGGAAACTCTAGAAATTCTTAAACAAAAAGGAGAACTATTCATTGGTATTCCAAAAGAAAATCAGTACCAAGAAAAACGTATTTGTCTTACGCCAGATGCGGTCAATGCAATCACGGCACACGGACATAGGGTCCTTATTGAGTCTGGCGCGGGAAATGGCGCAAATTTTTCTGATGTTGATTATACCAATGCCGGTGCGGAGATTACCCGGGATACTAAAAAAGTCTTTTCCTGTCCGTTAATTCTAAAAGTGGAACCTCCTACCCTATCAGAAATTGATTTGCTAAATCCGCAGACCATTGTAATATCCGCGTTGCAGATAAAAACACAATCCAAGGAATATTTTGAGGCGATGGCTAAAAAAAGATTGACGGCCATAGCTTTTGAATATATAAGGGATGAGGATGGAAAATACCCTGCGGTTAGATCTTTGAGTGAGATTGCTGGAATTTCCTCAATTCTAATTGCTTCTGAACTGATGGCTACAACTAATAAGGGAAATGGACTAATGTTTGGCAATATTAGCGGTGTTCCTCCAGTTGAAGTTGTTATAATTGGGGCGGGTACTGTTGGCGAATTTGCTGCACGATCAGCTTTGGGGCTTGGAGCCAACATCAAAGTATTTGATAACTCCATAACTAAATTGCGAAACATTCAGACCAACTTAAATCAAACCGTTTATACATCAACTATTCAACCAAAAAATCTTTTAAAATCACTTAAGCGGTGTGATGTTGCCATAGGTGCCACTAGAGGTCAAGATCGTTCTCCTGTTGTAGTTTCAAGCACAATGGTCGAGAATATGAAGAGAGGTGCCGTGATCATTGATGTTAGTATTGACATGGGTGGGTGCTTTGAAACATCGGAGATTACCAGTCATGACAAACCAACAATTGAAAAATTTGACGTGATCCATTATGGTGTTCCCAATATTCCTTCACGATACCCCAGGACTTCTTCCATATCGATCAGTAATATATTTACACCGTATCTCCTAAAAATTGGTGAAGATGGTGGATTGGAACATTCGCTTCGCTTTGATAAAGGTTTACGAAACGGGCTGTATTTGTATCATGGTATTCTGACGAATAAATCTGTAGGAGACTGGTTTGGTTTGATCTACAACGATATTAATTTTCTCATTTTCTAA
- a CDS encoding DinB family protein, with amino-acid sequence MLSSELPISEYNSFYHTYILALGEVTLREELEDGKEAFLSVLKDVDSDALNYAYANGKWTLAEVLMHIIDAERVFQYRALRFARNDSRPLPGFDQNVFIKGLNISGKAKNEIRSEYEAVRNATINLFKSFNTDVLKRVGIASDSEMSVRAMGFIICGHQAHHLTIIRERYLEGK; translated from the coding sequence ATGTTGAGTTCAGAGTTACCTATTTCTGAATACAATTCCTTTTACCATACATATATTCTGGCTTTAGGAGAAGTAACTCTAAGGGAAGAACTTGAGGATGGCAAAGAGGCTTTTTTATCAGTACTAAAAGATGTAGATAGTGACGCATTGAATTATGCGTATGCAAATGGAAAATGGACCTTGGCCGAAGTTCTGATGCATATCATTGATGCAGAACGGGTATTTCAATATAGGGCACTTCGGTTTGCAAGGAATGATAGCAGACCATTGCCCGGTTTTGACCAGAATGTTTTTATAAAAGGATTGAATATATCTGGAAAAGCAAAGAATGAAATCCGTAGCGAATACGAAGCGGTAAGAAATGCTACGATAAACCTGTTTAAGTCCTTTAATACTGATGTGTTAAAAAGAGTAGGTATCGCCAGTGACTCAGAAATGAGCGTAAGGGCTATGGGATTTATTATATGTGGGCACCAAGCCCATCATCTAACAATAATCCGTGAACGTTATTTAGAGGGAAAGTAG
- a CDS encoding proline dehydrogenase family protein, producing MNPNFENTTIAFQLKTDSELERAYFLFKLIANEPLVKIGTAVTNFAIKAHLPIEGLIRATVFDHFCGGVTEEDCLTVIDKMYEKGVFSILDYSVEGKKNEDQFDFALAKTLQVLDFVKEKDAIPFAVFKPTGFGRFELYEKVSAGKVLNVDEAEEWKRVIDRYNQVCKKAHDLDVSLLIDAEESWIQDAADNLVLEMMRKYNKEKPVVFNTLQMYRWDRLEYLEKLNGIAVSENFKIGLKVVRGAYMEKENERAEEMNYESPICKSKQATDDNFNAAISYMMDRLETISIFAGTHNEESCLKLIQQMETKNINADNPNIWFGQLYGMSDHITFNLTAEGYNAAKYVPYGPVRDVMPYLIRRAEENTSVAGQTTRELALLQREKKRRKLND from the coding sequence ATGAACCCAAATTTTGAGAATACAACAATTGCTTTTCAATTAAAAACAGATTCTGAATTAGAAAGGGCATACTTTTTATTCAAGCTGATTGCCAATGAACCCTTGGTGAAAATTGGTACAGCGGTTACAAACTTTGCCATTAAGGCCCATCTGCCCATTGAAGGGCTGATACGTGCCACTGTTTTTGACCATTTCTGCGGTGGAGTCACAGAAGAAGATTGCCTTACGGTGATTGACAAGATGTACGAAAAAGGTGTTTTCTCGATTTTAGATTATTCCGTTGAGGGCAAAAAAAATGAAGATCAATTTGATTTTGCCTTAGCAAAAACGTTGCAGGTGCTGGATTTTGTCAAGGAAAAAGATGCCATTCCTTTTGCCGTTTTTAAACCTACGGGGTTTGGCCGCTTTGAGTTGTATGAAAAAGTAAGCGCTGGGAAGGTGTTGAATGTTGACGAAGCAGAGGAATGGAAAAGAGTCATTGATAGGTATAATCAAGTTTGCAAAAAAGCCCATGACCTAGATGTTTCCTTACTTATCGACGCTGAAGAAAGTTGGATTCAAGATGCAGCGGATAATCTGGTGTTGGAGATGATGCGAAAATACAACAAGGAAAAACCAGTTGTTTTCAATACCTTACAGATGTACCGATGGGATAGGTTGGAGTACTTGGAAAAATTGAATGGTATTGCCGTTTCCGAAAATTTCAAGATTGGACTTAAGGTAGTTCGCGGTGCCTATATGGAGAAGGAAAATGAACGAGCCGAGGAAATGAACTACGAGAGTCCTATTTGCAAATCGAAACAGGCCACAGATGATAATTTCAATGCAGCTATTTCATATATGATGGACCGCTTGGAAACAATTTCAATTTTTGCGGGTACCCATAACGAAGAAAGTTGCTTAAAGCTCATACAGCAAATGGAAACGAAAAATATTAATGCAGATAATCCAAATATTTGGTTTGGCCAACTTTATGGCATGAGCGACCATATTACATTTAATCTAACCGCCGAAGGCTATAATGCTGCAAAATATGTTCCCTATGGCCCGGTACGGGATGTTATGCCTTACTTGATTCGAAGAGCCGAAGAGAATACCTCAGTGGCTGGACAAACTACAAGAGAGCTTGCGCTCTTGCAGAGAGAAAAGAAACGTAGAAAGTTGAACGATTAA